A section of the Halichoerus grypus chromosome 11, mHalGry1.hap1.1, whole genome shotgun sequence genome encodes:
- the LOC118518830 gene encoding endogenous retrovirus group K member 13-1 Env polyprotein-like isoform X1, with the protein MQLQVLPLLCIPCVPVISRPLPRDPNALDVDNWRPNRDPEGRSGRKMDKPVPGSRQGGSGHELIRTAVRRRMKAPRVHESLLQADESLLQAMAHLHLDRRHHWRPPPLALPTWGHIKKLAGEGQKILKQTRKPCTPEHLFLAMCALLTMSSPPIEATNVSYWAYIPNPPMMEPAPWGSANIPIYTSPMILSPPWKNLTYLNQDDGTFFNFLHRGDGPYICLGPSPCVNMNWQNWILPGPMVNSSRTQLQRLEAWSLNMTWGNVTFDEFPSFPACPDFTYIGMAYKPFKWQECVGRFAKYYKDLLMWGPYGQFLQNCSEWDVLRCNLSLSYRMPPRNRWNESVVNHRLMAWGDGGIADPRISHQKFPDHIQTHLWKVAAALKTVRLYNGTFSGTAKTASAYNFTIFKEINVTACVPLPYLILIGNFSFNDGISCIKCRLYSCINSSIEFKPGYSLMILQQRSHIWLPVNLERLWAQNPVDALVLEFFRKVLKRTKRLIGIVVAVILSLITVTTLATVSGIALHTSLQTKHFVENWHRDSRDLWLSQTMIDTRLQTQIDVLRQTVSWLGKKVLTIERQIWLRCDWNSTSFCITNLRYNESQHDWSIIQKYLEGNSSVTDMINNLHTNIQEIFGKPFENEDAATLAQSFLKQFEGLDPKGIIQSLGHTAGGIGISLIFVICCFLCMYVCFVRPSRKSIATLWWAFLSKQKKKEGIEANIGM; encoded by the exons atgcagttgcaagtgctgcctttgctctgcatcccctgtgtcccggtgatttcgcgacccttacccagggaccccaacgcactagacgttgacaattGGCGCCCGAACAGGGACCCTGAAGGACGTTCAGGAAGG AAGATGGACAAACCTGTTCCTGGCTCCCGGCAAGGTGGATCCGGTCACGAACTAATTCGGACGGCTGTCAGGCGACGCATGAAGGCCCCGAGAGTGCATGAATCGTTGTTACAAGCTGATGAATCTCTCCTGCAAGCTATGGCTCACTTACATTTGGATAGGCGTCATCATTGGCGGCCTCCGCCTCTTGCTTTACCCACTTGGGGGCATATTAAAAAGcttgctggggagggacagaaaatcTTGAAGCAAACAAGGAAGCCTTGTACACCTGAGCATTTGTTCTTGGCCATGTGCGCTTTGCTTACTATGTCATCCCCTCCTATTGAGGCGACTAATGTAAGTTATTGGGCTTATATACCTAACCCACCTATGATGGAACCTGCACCTTGGGGAAGTgcaaatattcccatttataCCTCCCCGATGATACTTTCGCCTCCTTGGAAGAATCTGACTTATCTTAATCAGGATGACGGtaccttttttaatttcctgcataGAGGGGATGGTCCATATATTTGCTTGGGTCCCTCGCCATGTGTAAATATGAATTGGCAGAATTGGATTTTACCTGGACCAATGGTTAATTCCTCTCGCACTCAATTACAGAGGCTTGAAGCATGGTCTCTTAATATGACCTGGGGAAATGTCACCTTTGATGAATTTCCCTCGTTCCCTGCTTGTCCTGATTTTACTTATATTGGAATGGCCTATAAGCCATTTAAATGGCAGGAATGTGTTGGTAGGTTTGCAAAATATTATAAGGATCTGCTTATGTGGGGACCATATggtcaatttttacaaaattgttcaGAGTGGGATGTCTTGCGCTGTAATTTATCCTTGTCTTATAGGATGCCCCCACGGAACCGATGGAATGAATCTGTAGTAAATCATCGATTGATGGCTTGGGGAGATGGCGGCATCGCAGACCCTCGCATATCACATCAAAAATTTCCAGATCATATTCAAACACACTTATGGAAAGTTGCAGCTGCGCTTAAGACTGTCAGACTTTATAATGGAACCTTTTCCGGCACAGCAAAGACTGCGTCGGCTtataatttcaccatttttaaagaaattaatgtaacCGCATGTGTACCTTTACCATATCTAATTTTGAtaggaaattttagttttaatgatggAATTAGCTGTATTAAATGTCGATTGTATTCTTGTATTAATAGTTCTATAGAATTTAAACCaggatattctcttatgattttgcAACAACGCTCTCATATTTGGCTTCCGGTAAATTTAGAACGTCTATGGGCTCAAAATCCAGTGGATGCTCTGGTATTGGAATTtttcaggaaagttttaaaacGAACTAAACGATTGATTGGTATTGTTGTAGCGGTCATTCTAAGTTTAATTACGGTAACCACATTAGCCACTGTTTCTGGAATTGCGTTACATACATCTTTGCAAACtaaacattttgtagaaaattgGCACCGTGATTCACGGGATCTTTGGCTTTCCCAAACTATGATTGATACTCGTTTGCAAACGCAGATAGATGTTCTTAGACAAACTGTTAGTTGGTTAGGGAAGAAGGTTTTAACAATTGAAAGACAAATTTGGTTGCGTTGTGATTGGAATTCCACATCCTTTTGTATTACTAATTTAAGATATAATGAATCTCAACATGATTGGAGTATTATCCAGAAATATTTAGAGGGCAATTCATCGGTGACAGATATGATTAATAATTTGCATACTAATATTcaggagatatttggaaaaccCTTTGAGAATGAGGATGCTGCTACATTGGCTCAGTCGTTTTTGAAGCAATTTGAAGGACTAGACCCGAAGGGAATTATTCAGAGCTTAGGGCATACCGCTGGAGGAATcggaatttcattaatttttgttatatgctgttttctgtgcatgtatgtatgttttgttcGACCTTCCCGGAAGTCTATTGCCACCCTTTGGTGGGCGTttctttctaaacaaaagaaaaaagaaggaattgaggccaacataggcatgtga
- the LOC118518830 gene encoding endogenous retrovirus group K member 13-1 Env polyprotein-like isoform X2 has product MNIYGLSPLRMQNGSQECCFIEGKVMLMFPQKMDKPVPGSRQGGSGHELIRTAVRRRMKAPRVHESLLQADESLLQAMAHLHLDRRHHWRPPPLALPTWGHIKKLAGEGQKILKQTRKPCTPEHLFLAMCALLTMSSPPIEATNVSYWAYIPNPPMMEPAPWGSANIPIYTSPMILSPPWKNLTYLNQDDGTFFNFLHRGDGPYICLGPSPCVNMNWQNWILPGPMVNSSRTQLQRLEAWSLNMTWGNVTFDEFPSFPACPDFTYIGMAYKPFKWQECVGRFAKYYKDLLMWGPYGQFLQNCSEWDVLRCNLSLSYRMPPRNRWNESVVNHRLMAWGDGGIADPRISHQKFPDHIQTHLWKVAAALKTVRLYNGTFSGTAKTASAYNFTIFKEINVTACVPLPYLILIGNFSFNDGISCIKCRLYSCINSSIEFKPGYSLMILQQRSHIWLPVNLERLWAQNPVDALVLEFFRKVLKRTKRLIGIVVAVILSLITVTTLATVSGIALHTSLQTKHFVENWHRDSRDLWLSQTMIDTRLQTQIDVLRQTVSWLGKKVLTIERQIWLRCDWNSTSFCITNLRYNESQHDWSIIQKYLEGNSSVTDMINNLHTNIQEIFGKPFENEDAATLAQSFLKQFEGLDPKGIIQSLGHTAGGIGISLIFVICCFLCMYVCFVRPSRKSIATLWWAFLSKQKKKEGIEANIGM; this is encoded by the coding sequence ATGAACATATATGGTTTAAGCCCGCTGCGGATGCAGAATGGCAGCCAGGAGTGTTGCTTTATAGAGGGAAAGGTTATGCTTATGTTTCCACAGAAGATGGACAAACCTGTTCCTGGCTCCCGGCAAGGTGGATCCGGTCACGAACTAATTCGGACGGCTGTCAGGCGACGCATGAAGGCCCCGAGAGTGCATGAATCGTTGTTACAAGCTGATGAATCTCTCCTGCAAGCTATGGCTCACTTACATTTGGATAGGCGTCATCATTGGCGGCCTCCGCCTCTTGCTTTACCCACTTGGGGGCATATTAAAAAGcttgctggggagggacagaaaatcTTGAAGCAAACAAGGAAGCCTTGTACACCTGAGCATTTGTTCTTGGCCATGTGCGCTTTGCTTACTATGTCATCCCCTCCTATTGAGGCGACTAATGTAAGTTATTGGGCTTATATACCTAACCCACCTATGATGGAACCTGCACCTTGGGGAAGTgcaaatattcccatttataCCTCCCCGATGATACTTTCGCCTCCTTGGAAGAATCTGACTTATCTTAATCAGGATGACGGtaccttttttaatttcctgcataGAGGGGATGGTCCATATATTTGCTTGGGTCCCTCGCCATGTGTAAATATGAATTGGCAGAATTGGATTTTACCTGGACCAATGGTTAATTCCTCTCGCACTCAATTACAGAGGCTTGAAGCATGGTCTCTTAATATGACCTGGGGAAATGTCACCTTTGATGAATTTCCCTCGTTCCCTGCTTGTCCTGATTTTACTTATATTGGAATGGCCTATAAGCCATTTAAATGGCAGGAATGTGTTGGTAGGTTTGCAAAATATTATAAGGATCTGCTTATGTGGGGACCATATggtcaatttttacaaaattgttcaGAGTGGGATGTCTTGCGCTGTAATTTATCCTTGTCTTATAGGATGCCCCCACGGAACCGATGGAATGAATCTGTAGTAAATCATCGATTGATGGCTTGGGGAGATGGCGGCATCGCAGACCCTCGCATATCACATCAAAAATTTCCAGATCATATTCAAACACACTTATGGAAAGTTGCAGCTGCGCTTAAGACTGTCAGACTTTATAATGGAACCTTTTCCGGCACAGCAAAGACTGCGTCGGCTtataatttcaccatttttaaagaaattaatgtaacCGCATGTGTACCTTTACCATATCTAATTTTGAtaggaaattttagttttaatgatggAATTAGCTGTATTAAATGTCGATTGTATTCTTGTATTAATAGTTCTATAGAATTTAAACCaggatattctcttatgattttgcAACAACGCTCTCATATTTGGCTTCCGGTAAATTTAGAACGTCTATGGGCTCAAAATCCAGTGGATGCTCTGGTATTGGAATTtttcaggaaagttttaaaacGAACTAAACGATTGATTGGTATTGTTGTAGCGGTCATTCTAAGTTTAATTACGGTAACCACATTAGCCACTGTTTCTGGAATTGCGTTACATACATCTTTGCAAACtaaacattttgtagaaaattgGCACCGTGATTCACGGGATCTTTGGCTTTCCCAAACTATGATTGATACTCGTTTGCAAACGCAGATAGATGTTCTTAGACAAACTGTTAGTTGGTTAGGGAAGAAGGTTTTAACAATTGAAAGACAAATTTGGTTGCGTTGTGATTGGAATTCCACATCCTTTTGTATTACTAATTTAAGATATAATGAATCTCAACATGATTGGAGTATTATCCAGAAATATTTAGAGGGCAATTCATCGGTGACAGATATGATTAATAATTTGCATACTAATATTcaggagatatttggaaaaccCTTTGAGAATGAGGATGCTGCTACATTGGCTCAGTCGTTTTTGAAGCAATTTGAAGGACTAGACCCGAAGGGAATTATTCAGAGCTTAGGGCATACCGCTGGAGGAATcggaatttcattaatttttgttatatgctgttttctgtgcatgtatgtatgttttgttcGACCTTCCCGGAAGTCTATTGCCACCCTTTGGTGGGCGTttctttctaaacaaaagaaaaaagaaggaattgaggccaacataggcatgtga